One Candidatus Nitronauta litoralis genomic window, TGTCCTCTTAGGTTAAATTATTACTTGCTTCAAAGAGGCGATGGACCTTGAGCGGTCTCACATCTAATAAAAATCCTGCTTTTGTAGTGCTTAAAGCACCAGAATAATTCAACCGTTGAACTAAACCAACGAGTGCACCCAGCTTATGCCTTCGTACTACGTAGTAGTCGGGCCCACCTTTTTGCTCTCGATTTTTAGCCTTCTTCTTATCACGTTGGCTCACCCATTTTTTATGATAAGAGTCCCGCAACTGCTCCCATGTTTTTTTATCTATATCCCCTCTTCTAAAAAGACGGTAAGAAATATGAGTGCTACTAATTTTTTGAGAAAACGCGTATTGGCTGATTTGCTCCTCAAGCCCTTCAAAATTTGAAGCAGATACTTGAAAATTCTTGAATACATCTTTTGGTAACAAAAATTCACTAGCCACCTCATTACAGAATTTTTCTATTTGTTTTTTTGCAAATGCACCACTAACCCCTGTTTGCCCAAGGAGAATATGGGTTAGCTCATGAAGGAGCGTGAAAGCCCAAGCGGATTCTGCGTCTCTATCATTAATAACGACAAAAGGTGCTATATCATCAGAAAGCGCAAATCCCCGGAACGCTTTAACACTGATATTGGTATGGTGAGAACCCAGATTTCCCTTAAGCAAAACAATTACACCAATTTTTTCTGCCGCATGACGTAAAAGTTTAAATGCATTACCATGATTGGATTGCGCTCGAAACTCACCCATATCAAGATTTAAAACTACTTGAAGATCATTAGTAACTCGCTGTATTCCCTGTTCAGTTGTATTTTTGCCAACAAAATCCAATCTAATATTTTCGTCTTCATCTATTAATGTTTCTCGTATTACGCTTTGGCTGGCTTTGATGTCGCGTATGAGAACATCCACATAAACATTTTCTTCACTCTCAAAATCATCCGGCAAACTTCGAAAGTCTTCACCACGGTCACCAATACTAGGTGGATTGTTGAGATAAAAAGTTAAAAGAGGTCGGCGATATATTTTTGAAAATTTAAGCAACATGCTCCTTGATGGCTCCGCAGTTCCATCCTCATAAGCAAGAAGCTTTTCCTGGGCTCTCATTTTCTTCCCATCTCTAATGCCTAGTTTATTTGCGGCTTCTTCAAGAGAAAGTTCGGCTGTTTCGCGTGCCCAAGATAATATTATGTGGTTGATTTTTGGCATTTTGGATTGATCAACTACCCTTTTTGTAGTCACGCAATATTTATCGCACAAACTCCTTTTTAAGACAACTAAGGATACTTAACAAAACCCCTTCTATATGGCATAATTGTGCACATAGTGCATGAATGTTTAGGATCATCCAATCTGCAGAAAGTTGGCCTTGGGGATGTTAGGGGATCTAAAAATGTAATAAGGCCAAACCCTTTTTTGACTATTGGTTAAAAGGTTAGTCCAAAGTTTCCTTTTTGCTGGCCACCCTTCCATTGGCTTCATTCAAAGTTCAAATGAGAATTCAACCTCTACCGCTTCTACCTGAAACTGGTCTTTTGAATTGAGTTGAATTTTTTCTTCAGACTTGGAATCCGAACCATTGCTAAAAGGTATGCCCCCTTATAAAAACAAACTAAATCATGGGGCAGGGCGGTAGCTACCTCATGCCGACGATCCTGCCTTCTTCCAGATCGAACAGCTCGGCCTGTGGCTTTTTGGGCAGGCCCGGCATTCTCATGATTTCTCCGGTGAGGGGAATCAAAAACCCTGCTCCCGCGGCGATTAGAATCTCCCGAACCGTGACCGTAAAGTTTTCTGGACGCCCCAGACGTTTGGGGTCATCAGACAAGGAAGCTGGTGTTTTCGCAATGCAAACAGGCAGGTTTTGAAAACCCAAATGTGTGATGGATTTGAGGTCACGCTGAGCCTTTTTTGTGTATTCAATATTGCGTGCACCGTACATTTTGCTAGCAACTTTTAGA contains:
- a CDS encoding ImmA/IrrE family metallo-endopeptidase; amino-acid sequence: MPKINHIILSWARETAELSLEEAANKLGIRDGKKMRAQEKLLAYEDGTAEPSRSMLLKFSKIYRRPLLTFYLNNPPSIGDRGEDFRSLPDDFESEENVYVDVLIRDIKASQSVIRETLIDEDENIRLDFVGKNTTEQGIQRVTNDLQVVLNLDMGEFRAQSNHGNAFKLLRHAAEKIGVIVLLKGNLGSHHTNISVKAFRGFALSDDIAPFVVINDRDAESAWAFTLLHELTHILLGQTGVSGAFAKKQIEKFCNEVASEFLLPKDVFKNFQVSASNFEGLEEQISQYAFSQKISSTHISYRLFRRGDIDKKTWEQLRDSYHKKWVSQRDKKKAKNREQKGGPDYYVVRRHKLGALVGLVQRLNYSGALSTTKAGFLLDVRPLKVHRLFEASNNLT